The Lentzea guizhouensis genome contains a region encoding:
- a CDS encoding alpha/beta hydrolase family protein yields MERTLFAGATGDSLAGRLELPAGEVVATAVFAHCFTCGKDSVAASRIARALAARGVAVLRFDFTGLGQSDGDFANTTFTSNVADLVCAADHLRDTIGAPSVLIGHSLGGAAVLAAAHQVPEVRAVVTINAPADTAHVEHLLGPSKSEIETHGVAEVLLAGRPFRISNDFLVDINQQNQTACIAGLDRALLVMHSPQDELVGIDNARIVFDAARHPKSFVSLDGADHLVTDRADATYVAEVLAAWVSRYLR; encoded by the coding sequence ATGGAGAGAACGCTTTTCGCGGGTGCGACCGGCGACTCACTCGCCGGTCGCCTCGAACTGCCGGCCGGCGAGGTCGTCGCCACCGCCGTGTTCGCCCACTGCTTCACCTGCGGCAAGGACTCGGTCGCCGCCTCCCGCATCGCCCGCGCACTGGCCGCCCGCGGCGTCGCGGTGCTGCGCTTCGACTTCACCGGCCTCGGCCAGTCCGACGGCGACTTCGCCAACACCACCTTCACCTCCAACGTCGCCGACCTGGTCTGCGCCGCCGACCACCTCCGCGACACGATCGGCGCCCCCAGCGTCCTCATCGGACACTCCCTCGGCGGCGCCGCCGTCCTCGCCGCCGCCCACCAGGTCCCCGAGGTCCGCGCCGTCGTGACCATCAACGCCCCGGCCGACACCGCCCACGTCGAACACCTGCTGGGCCCGTCGAAGTCCGAGATCGAAACCCACGGCGTCGCCGAGGTGCTGCTCGCCGGCCGCCCGTTCCGCATCAGCAACGACTTCCTGGTCGACATCAACCAGCAGAACCAGACCGCCTGCATCGCGGGCCTCGACCGCGCCCTGCTCGTCATGCACTCGCCGCAGGACGAGCTGGTCGGCATCGACAACGCCAGGATCGTCTTCGACGCCGCACGGCACCCGAAGTCGTTCGTGTCCCTCGACGGCGCCGACCACCTGGTGACCGACCGCGCGGACGCGACCTACGTGGCCGAGGTGCTGGCGGCGTGGGTGAGCCGCTACCTGCGGTGA
- a CDS encoding toll/interleukin-1 receptor domain-containing protein, producing the protein MPQIFVSYRSDDEPTAAVLVHRELGAHFGAEAVFLDGAAIPPGTDYTRALLEGVRTAKVLLVVIGPRWLEARAPGGGRALDQPGDWVRAEIAEAFRCGLTVIPLLVGAAARLGSAPLPADVAALARCQDLRLRPEDAEYDLRRLVAELEALGLRAAPAAGPERNGQVSMRATATGHSRVYQAGGNQVINE; encoded by the coding sequence ATGCCCCAGATCTTCGTCAGCTACCGGTCTGACGACGAACCCACCGCCGCGGTGCTGGTGCACCGGGAACTGGGCGCCCACTTCGGCGCCGAAGCGGTGTTCCTCGACGGCGCGGCCATCCCGCCCGGCACCGACTACACCCGTGCCCTCCTGGAGGGCGTGCGCACGGCGAAGGTGCTGCTGGTGGTGATCGGCCCCCGCTGGCTCGAGGCGCGGGCGCCTGGTGGCGGCAGGGCGCTCGACCAGCCGGGCGACTGGGTGCGCGCGGAGATCGCCGAGGCGTTCCGCTGCGGGCTCACCGTGATCCCGCTGCTGGTCGGCGCGGCCGCCCGGCTCGGGTCGGCCCCGCTGCCCGCCGACGTCGCGGCCCTGGCTCGGTGCCAGGACCTGCGGCTGCGGCCGGAAGACGCGGAGTACGACCTCCGCCGGCTGGTGGCGGAGCTGGAAGCGCTCGGCCTGCGCGCTGCCCCGGCGGCGGGTCCCGAGCGGAACGGGCAGGTGTCGATGCGGGCCACCGCGACCGGCCACAGCCGGGTCTACCAGGCAGGCGGCAACCAGGTGATCAACGAATGA
- a CDS encoding VOC family protein has product MKLEQIVIDSNDPARLVRFWAELLGGEPVERELGWAHVEPPGGLRMSFQPVPERKDVKNRLHLDFEVDDIEAAVVKAVSLGGTREGVVHTDEQGSFQVMRDPEGNEFCFVH; this is encoded by the coding sequence GTGAAGCTGGAACAGATCGTCATCGACAGCAACGACCCGGCGCGGCTCGTGCGGTTCTGGGCGGAGCTGCTCGGTGGTGAGCCGGTCGAGCGGGAGCTCGGGTGGGCGCACGTCGAACCGCCGGGTGGGCTGCGGATGTCGTTCCAGCCGGTGCCCGAGCGCAAGGACGTGAAGAACCGGCTGCACCTCGACTTCGAGGTCGACGACATCGAGGCGGCCGTGGTGAAGGCGGTCAGCCTCGGTGGCACGCGTGAGGGCGTGGTGCACACCGACGAGCAGGGCAGCTTCCAGGTGATGCGCGACCCCGAGGGGAACGAGTTCTGCTTCGTCCACTGA
- a CDS encoding histidine triad nucleotide-binding protein, translated as MTDSVNDCLFCRIVAGEIPATVVAETDTTLAFRDIDPKAPTHVLVIPKEHHRAVGDLDPVLAGQVLATAHQVAKSEGVDETGYRLVFNTGRDGGQTVFHVHCHVLGGRGLSWPPG; from the coding sequence GTGACCGACAGCGTGAACGACTGCCTGTTCTGCCGCATCGTCGCGGGCGAGATCCCGGCGACCGTGGTGGCCGAGACCGACACCACGCTCGCGTTCCGCGACATCGACCCCAAGGCCCCGACGCACGTCCTGGTGATCCCCAAGGAGCACCACCGGGCCGTCGGTGACCTCGACCCGGTGCTCGCCGGGCAGGTGCTCGCGACCGCGCACCAGGTGGCGAAGTCCGAGGGTGTCGACGAGACCGGGTACCGGCTCGTGTTCAACACCGGCCGCGACGGCGGTCAGACCGTCTTCCACGTGCACTGCCACGTGCTCGGCGGGCGTGGCCTCAGCTGGCCTCCGGGATAG
- a CDS encoding MBL fold metallo-hydrolase → MIEIADGVFVRRHTELDLTLGLITGSGDSLLVDSGMDPGLAAVLAGEGLRPSRIVLTHNHFDHVLATEAFLPCEVWAHEDCVVDESLLAGRAEYYDEPFTGTLVAPTHTFRDSVALDVGGRRVDLHHFGPAHTSHDVVVHVPDAGVVFAGDLVEQGAPAQAGPDATPANWRHVLDLLLELDPRIVVPGHGNPVDAAFVRAMAIPEAS, encoded by the coding sequence GTGATCGAGATCGCGGACGGGGTGTTCGTCCGCCGGCACACCGAGCTGGACCTCACCCTCGGCCTGATCACCGGATCGGGTGATTCTCTGCTGGTGGACTCCGGCATGGACCCCGGCCTCGCCGCCGTGCTCGCCGGCGAGGGGCTCCGGCCGTCACGGATCGTGTTGACGCACAACCACTTCGACCACGTGCTCGCGACGGAGGCGTTCCTGCCGTGCGAGGTGTGGGCGCACGAGGACTGCGTGGTCGACGAAAGCCTGCTGGCCGGCCGCGCCGAGTACTACGACGAGCCGTTCACCGGCACGCTCGTCGCGCCCACGCACACCTTCCGCGACAGCGTCGCGCTGGACGTCGGCGGCCGCCGGGTCGACCTGCACCACTTCGGCCCGGCGCACACCTCGCACGACGTGGTCGTGCACGTGCCGGACGCCGGCGTGGTGTTCGCGGGCGACCTCGTCGAGCAGGGCGCTCCCGCCCAGGCCGGTCCGGACGCGACGCCGGCGAACTGGCGGCACGTCCTGGACCTGCTGCTGGAGCTGGACCCGCGCATCGTCGTGCCGGGCCACGGCAACCCGGTCGACGCGGCGTTCGTCCGCGCGATGGCTATCCCGGAGGCCAGCTGA